The Poriferisphaera corsica DNA segment CCCCCAACCGTTGTACACTTTGAATCATTGTAAACCCGCGCAACCCCTGCCTTTGATTCTGCCTCCCCCTGCTCTTGCCTGCACGTCAACGTCCCGACATATTGCATCCGATGCGGCAACCCACCAAAACCCTCCACTCGCCGTCTAGCCTCATCACACCAAACCCCCAACTCCTCACATACCGTTTTCACAATCGCCCCATTCATCGCATGATGCTCCCCAGGCAACGCCATCACCAATCCTCCCCCATCTCCCACTTCAACACACCTAACCCCTGCCCTCATTTCAAAACCAGCATCGCCAACCCCTTTCCCCATTACCACCACTCCACCCTCACAAACACCATCTAACAACACCCGTTTTGCATCACGATAAGCATCAACACAACCGTGCCAATCTAAATGGTTCTCACTAAAATTTGTCACCACCGCAACACGCTGACCGCCCCACTCATGCTCTTTCCCTTGCATCCCCGCCAGCATAAAACTCGAAAGCTCTAGCACCACCCAATCATCTTCACCAATCTCATCCAAGCACCCAAGCAGCGATCCTCCAATATTTCCACCCACCCAAACACAATCACCTTTCGCCTGCATCGCCTCGCCCAACATCGCACACACGGTCGATTTCCCAGCCGTCCCAGTCACCCCGATCACACGATCATGTCGGGGCAGCGCCTCAAGTAAAATCTCAATCTCACTCGTTAGCTCCACACCACCCGCCTCTGCAGCCCTTAGATAACGATTCCCCTCACGCTTGACTGCCGGATTCACAACAACCATATCCGCCTTTGTAAAATCGCTCACATTATGCTCGCCCAAACGATAGGCAATCTCCAACCCTTTCAAAGCCATTAAACTTTTTTGCAAATCTTCCTCTCGCCCCATATCCGTCACCATCACATCCGCACCCCGCTCAACCAGCCATCGGCTCACACCCACGCCACCACCAAATCGCCCCAAACCCATGACAAGTACTTTTTTCCCTGCATATTCCATTACAACAGCATACCACTCACCATCACCTTCTTCATCCCCATCCACCTCAACATGCGCACAAAAAAAGTGGCGACTCAAGCCGCCACTTTTATCATTCTCATTTTAAACAGTCACTTATTTACCTGATGCCGGTATCACAACATTCATATCCTGTGAAGATCCACCCACGATCAATTCCTTAATCGTACGGTCACGATTCACTTTAAAGTAAACATAAAGCTTATCGCCTTCTTCCATCTGATTCACCGGCAGCTCTTTCGCAGAACGAATTCGCTTCGCCGCGATCGTCACATGACTGCCTCTTTGCAGCACAAAACCAACTGCGGGCATCGTACTACCCTTATCATCCTTCACCCCAACCATACCCAATGCACTCGCTGACGCCATGGCCTGACCAAAGAATGAATTCGCTCGATCTGGTGTCATCTCGATTCGAATCATCGCCTGATGGCTTGGCACATAGAAGGTGTCAATCTTGGTTCGTGAACTAACTGAACCCTTCTGATCAACCTCTGCATACCCACTGGTAATCGCACTGCCCTGTACAGATAAGTTACGAGCAAAATTCTTACTCACAGATCTTGGCAACTTGTTCGTCACCTCAACCCAATTACCTGACGCATTCGAACGAGTACCTTCACGGTCACCAACTTCGTTACTGCTCTCCTCTGCAGCGGCATCCGCAGCAGCCTTCGCATCCGCCTCAGACAACACGCCAACCGCCTCAGCGACCACATCCACATCCTCTTCCCATGCGTTCTGTTTAGGCAATTCAAAACGCAGATTTCTAACCTGCATAAACTTCACCGCTTCATTCGTCGGCACAACAAACACCCAAGCAATCGTGTCCTCAGCATCTGAGCCCCATGCCTGGTCAGTACGACGTGCAAACTTCGTCATGATCCGCTGATCGCCCTGAGCTTTCGAAAACGCCTTCGGCCCATACAAGCCCTTCGACGTGATCAATCTCACCTGCGACGCAGACACGCGGAACGTATCGTCACCATCATAAGCACCACCCGACCTCTCTTGTGTCCATTTCGTATCCACCACAACCAAACGATGACCCGTTGCATTCAACGATTCACCAATCGCCAACTCAACAGCCGTGCTCAGCCCGGTATTGTCTGCCGGACGTTCATAAACCTTACCAACTCGAACTTCCTGTGGCCTAGCAACCAATGACGCACGCTCATCAGCACTCTGACGATTGATAACAATCATCTTCGGCAACTCTGGCCGTGCAGTCGACAAGTTCACACCACGATTAAGCGTCGGTGCAAACGAACCGCGTGACAAAAAGCTAAATACGTTATACGCATATTCGTCTACCCCAACCCACAACTTCGCATCATCTTCGACAACCTTACCGCCACTCGTAGCCGTCCAAGCCTGGTATCCCAGCGTTGTATAGCCCGTTGGCAACAACCCCAAGCCCATGACCAAAATACCTGCAGTCAAAACGCCACTCACCAAACCACATGCTCCACCACCTATACCACTTATCATCTGCTGAAACTGCATGTTTTTCTTGATCAGTTTATCCATCACCATTCGCAGCACGAGCAGCAGCACACCAAACGGCACCAGCAAGCCCACACTCATCGCAATCGCAGGCTTCCACGCCATCAGCAATCCCGACACCGGCTCCCACATCGCAAATGCCAGCGTTCCCGCCACAATCGTCACACTCAAGTGGATCAACGCTGAGAAAAATCCCTGCACAGCCCACATATAAACCATCCCGATGATAAAGATGATCAAAAGTATGTTCAATACAAGTAGCATAGTCTATTCACCAATTAGAGGTTCTTATGCCGCTCTCGTCTGAGCAGCCTCTTTGTTCAATTCACTCGTTTCACAAATCCTGTCAATCCTCAGATCGATCAGCCACTCACTTTTGCCTTCGCTCGTGCCGCACGTTTCACGCCGCCACTCTTTTCAGACAACGCTCGCGTCACTTCCTTAATGTCTGTCACGCCTTCAACAACCTTCGCCAATGCCGCTTCTTGCAGATACAGCATCTTCTGTTTACGCAAATGGCTCTTCAGCTTGTCCATCTCGCCCTTCGCGATATGGTGCCTCGCAACATCATCAATCGGCATCACTTCAAACACAGCAATCCGACCACGATAACCAATACCGTGACACATTGGACATGTCTGCGCTTTATCCTTGATCACAACCTGACCAGATGCTTTATACAATTTACCAACGCGATTCGATGGCAAATTCATCTTCTTAAGAACCGCCGGATCCGGCGTGTACGCCGTCCGACATGTTTCACACAACTTACGCATCAAACGCTGCGTCACCACACCACCAATCGCATCCGCCGCTTTACGCTTGTTGCCAACCTGATCAATCCAGCTATTCAGTGACGAGAACGTATCCGTCCCAGCCATGCCCAGATAGAACCGAATATCTTCTGTCAGATCGACAATCTCGCCCAATGTTGATGCCGCAGGAATACGGTTGATCATCACAACATTCGGGTCACTACGCAGAATCGCACGCAGCTTGTGGTTGAATTCTTCAACCGTCATCTCTGCCGGAATCTCCGTATGTGACACACCTTCCATCTCGTAGATCTCTTGATCCTCCATCGTCACAACCATCTGGATGTACGGATCGTGTATCTGAGTCAAGCTGTAAAGAGTCGTCGTCGATCCCATCTTCGGCGGCGTTGACACCACGATCACGCGACCTTCCTGGTCAATCGCATCATGCAACTGCTTCGCCTGCGTGTCGATCAAGCCCAGTTCATCCAACGGCAACGTCGCCCGGCTATCGTCCAACGTCATCGTCAAACTCACACCACGCGTCGAACCCATCGTCAGCAGCTGAACTTCATGCATGCCGCTATCTTCTAAACTAAACCGCAAAGTTCCCTGCTGTTTCTTACGACGTTCTTCAACGTCCATGCCAGCAGCTTCCTTCACATAATCAATCAATTTCAACGCCACCTGTGGCTCAAGCGCCGGCTGCGGATACTTCACGCCGTCAATCCGCGCCACCATCGCAGCTTTATTCGCATCAACCACCAAATCAACCTGCGTCGCACGACGTGGCACCGCAAAATCCAACACATTCTCAAGCGCCTCATGCGCCTCAAGCCTCGGATCACTACGGCTCGGCACTTCAATATGCCCCCCGTCCTTTTCAATTAGTGACAACGTCGCAGACTTCTGTGCCTTCGCATGCGCCCGCTCTTCAAAATGCATCCGGATCGTATCCATCGACAACGACCACTTATCCTTCTCAGGCACCTTGGTGTTGCGGTAATACGCATAACCCATAACCCCGCCAGCCATCGGGCAAAGACCTAAAATAAAGCCCAAAATAAAGAACGGAATCAGCAGCATTAAGCCAAGACCAATCGCACCTGTCACTATCAAAAACAGGTTCGTCCAAGGCCGTGGCAAGTAATAAAACTCCGCGTCCTTATCCAAGCTTGATACGACCCACGCCCAGCAACCCAACGCCACTAAAAATAGCACCGGGTTCACCAAGCTCATCAAAAAGACATTATCCGCTTGCAGTAATGTGTTGATCATCTGGTTTGTCTTCTTCTTTTACACAGTTAGTATTCGCCAGCCGTAGCTGCCTTCATCCCCTCACCACCAACAACACCCACATCACATCCCAGCCTATATTCCCACACCCCTTTTTTTATTTCGAGTTAATGCCACGCAAACGCATCTTCACCTCTTCCGGTGACGGTGCGACTTCCTGTGCCACACGTGGATGGATCTTTTCCATCTCAACAAGGTCAATCAAGCTGTCCGTAAACGTCTGCATACCCGCTTCACGGAACTCCTTCATCACCTGTGGCAACTCGTCTTCGCGGCCATCAATAATATACTTCCTCGTCGGCGGACTCTGCAGCAAAATCTCAACCGCCGGCACACGCTGCACATCTTCCAGCAACGTCGGCAACAGCTTCTGATAAATGAAGCCCTGCATCTGATAAGCCAACAAGTTTCGGATCGCCTCACGCTCTTCCTGTGGGAACAGGTCATAAATACGACCAAACGCTTGAGCTGCACTCGAAGCGTGAATCGTTCCAAACACCAAGTGACCCGTTTCAGCCGCACGTAACGCCGACTCAAACGTTTCTTTATCACGCATCTCACCGATCAGCACAACATCCGGATTCTCACGAACCAAAGCTCTCAGACCCGTATCAAAGTCCGGCAAGTCAATCCCAACTTCACGCTGGTTAACAATCGACTTCTTATCCGTAAACAAATACTCAATCGGGTCTTCGATCGTCAAGATGTGGCAAGAACGCTCTTTATTGATCTGATCCAACATCGCCGCAATCGTCGTACTCTTACCCGAACCCGTAACACCTGCAAGCAACACCAAACCTTGGTGCAACTTACACATATCACCAACTGATTCTGGCAAATGCAGCTCTTCGAAATTTAAAATCGTGTTATTCACGCGACGAGCAGCCAAACCGCTCAAGCCACGTGTTCTGAATATGTTGATTCGGAAACGGTGAACCTCAAATTCACTCGTCTTCGGATTCTTAATATCAAAGTCAACACCAAGGTCAATCGAACCAGCATCAGCATAATGCTTCCATTGCTTCGCGCTCAAAGAAGCCTCAACCTGTCGCTCAAAATCACCGATCGCGATTGGCGGAGAATCCAGATTCTTCAACGATCCTCTTAACCGCAGCTTGGGCACCTGCCCCGCGCGCATAATCAGGTCACTTGCTTCGAAGCGGACAGCCGCCTCAAAGAACTTAAAGAACTCTGTATCCGCCATCGAACGACGATCATCTACGTGATCCGCGCCCACCGCTTCTTCGGCATGCATGACTTCGCTCAAAAGCATCACCTCTCATCTACTTTGGTGTCTCATCAATTGTCAGGGCGATTGCAGCCCGATCGACTGACGCCGTCGGCTATACGCTGCGCTGTTTGCTCATCCCACTCCCCTAATGCCCCCTCATACGCAGTGGCCTGCGTTACGTTAGCTTACCATAACCTCCACTCATTGTTTAGCTTACTATTTAGAATCCCAACCTTTTTTTCTCTTCCTAACCCATATTTACACCCGATTTTCTCCGTCATCACACACCGAAGTTCATGATTTTAATGACTTAACAGCAATTTAACACTATTTTATCTTTTACCCTTGCCTTCCCGCCCATCAAACACCGCCAGCATTCCCGAAATCCCACCACACATCACCCATTCCCTCTATCCACCCCACATTAAAATACCGCCACCTCACCACAACTAAAAAGCCTACAAAAATGCTCGATTTGCACCTAACGGTCTCGTAATCGCCTAATTAGCATGCTAAATTGACTAACGCAACAGCGATCTATCCAACTGCCACTGCCGCAAATTTCGATAAGGCAAGCAAGACGACCCTGTCGCTGTTAAACATAAATAATCAGTACCAATTCCATTCCGGAGGCAAAATGAATACCCATCCCAGCTATCGTACATCAACCCTTCTCGCAGCTTTTGCATCACTCACCCTCACAACCCCCTCATTCGCCGGCTTCGATCAAATGCCCAACGGCCATCACGTCTTCTTCTACAACGACAACGGCTCAATGACCCTCAACCTCGACTCACCCGA contains these protein-coding regions:
- a CDS encoding CvpA family protein, producing MLLVLNILLIIFIIGMVYMWAVQGFFSALIHLSVTIVAGTLAFAMWEPVSGLLMAWKPAIAMSVGLLVPFGVLLLVLRMVMDKLIKKNMQFQQMISGIGGGACGLVSGVLTAGILVMGLGLLPTGYTTLGYQAWTATSGGKVVEDDAKLWVGVDEYAYNVFSFLSRGSFAPTLNRGVNLSTARPELPKMIVINRQSADERASLVARPQEVRVGKVYERPADNTGLSTAVELAIGESLNATGHRLVVVDTKWTQERSGGAYDGDDTFRVSASQVRLITSKGLYGPKAFSKAQGDQRIMTKFARRTDQAWGSDAEDTIAWVFVVPTNEAVKFMQVRNLRFELPKQNAWEEDVDVVAEAVGVLSEADAKAAADAAAEESSNEVGDREGTRSNASGNWVEVTNKLPRSVSKNFARNLSVQGSAITSGYAEVDQKGSVSSRTKIDTFYVPSHQAMIRIEMTPDRANSFFGQAMASASALGMVGVKDDKGSTMPAVGFVLQRGSHVTIAAKRIRSAKELPVNQMEEGDKLYVYFKVNRDRTIKELIVGGSSQDMNVVIPASGK
- a CDS encoding type IV pilus twitching motility protein PilT; translated protein: MLLSEVMHAEEAVGADHVDDRRSMADTEFFKFFEAAVRFEASDLIMRAGQVPKLRLRGSLKNLDSPPIAIGDFERQVEASLSAKQWKHYADAGSIDLGVDFDIKNPKTSEFEVHRFRINIFRTRGLSGLAARRVNNTILNFEELHLPESVGDMCKLHQGLVLLAGVTGSGKSTTIAAMLDQINKERSCHILTIEDPIEYLFTDKKSIVNQREVGIDLPDFDTGLRALVRENPDVVLIGEMRDKETFESALRAAETGHLVFGTIHASSAAQAFGRIYDLFPQEEREAIRNLLAYQMQGFIYQKLLPTLLEDVQRVPAVEILLQSPPTRKYIIDGREDELPQVMKEFREAGMQTFTDSLIDLVEMEKIHPRVAQEVAPSPEEVKMRLRGINSK
- a CDS encoding ATPase, T2SS/T4P/T4SS family, translated to MINTLLQADNVFLMSLVNPVLFLVALGCWAWVVSSLDKDAEFYYLPRPWTNLFLIVTGAIGLGLMLLIPFFILGFILGLCPMAGGVMGYAYYRNTKVPEKDKWSLSMDTIRMHFEERAHAKAQKSATLSLIEKDGGHIEVPSRSDPRLEAHEALENVLDFAVPRRATQVDLVVDANKAAMVARIDGVKYPQPALEPQVALKLIDYVKEAAGMDVEERRKKQQGTLRFSLEDSGMHEVQLLTMGSTRGVSLTMTLDDSRATLPLDELGLIDTQAKQLHDAIDQEGRVIVVSTPPKMGSTTTLYSLTQIHDPYIQMVVTMEDQEIYEMEGVSHTEIPAEMTVEEFNHKLRAILRSDPNVVMINRIPAASTLGEIVDLTEDIRFYLGMAGTDTFSSLNSWIDQVGNKRKAADAIGGVVTQRLMRKLCETCRTAYTPDPAVLKKMNLPSNRVGKLYKASGQVVIKDKAQTCPMCHGIGYRGRIAVFEVMPIDDVARHHIAKGEMDKLKSHLRKQKMLYLQEAALAKVVEGVTDIKEVTRALSEKSGGVKRAARAKAKVSG
- a CDS encoding Mur ligase family protein produces the protein MSRHFFCAHVEVDGDEEGDGEWYAVVMEYAGKKVLVMGLGRFGGGVGVSRWLVERGADVMVTDMGREEDLQKSLMALKGLEIAYRLGEHNVSDFTKADMVVVNPAVKREGNRYLRAAEAGGVELTSEIEILLEALPRHDRVIGVTGTAGKSTVCAMLGEAMQAKGDCVWVGGNIGGSLLGCLDEIGEDDWVVLELSSFMLAGMQGKEHEWGGQRVAVVTNFSENHLDWHGCVDAYRDAKRVLLDGVCEGGVVVMGKGVGDAGFEMRAGVRCVEVGDGGGLVMALPGEHHAMNGAIVKTVCEELGVWCDEARRRVEGFGGLPHRMQYVGTLTCRQEQGEAESKAGVARVYNDSKCTTVGGALMGMKSFEKGRVHLVCGGYDKGDDYGALGQEAARWCSEVYAIGDVAERIVSGANGVAEGCEVKDWGEMEQAALAIKSHVRDGDVVLLSPGCASWDQYLNYEERGEAFIRLMGL